The following DNA comes from Cotesia glomerata isolate CgM1 unplaced genomic scaffold, MPM_Cglom_v2.3 scaffold_853, whole genome shotgun sequence.
tttgaataaacattttttttactctttatAGTCAGTCGAACAGCTGAATTGCAGCCCTAGATCAGAGGTGCCATGTACGTAGAATGACAGGGAATTATGTACAATAATAAATCAGGTATGTATAAATTTGTAGCAGTACCATGTTAtgtagataaaataataataaatttttttttaaggattgAAATGCACGGCtcagagaaaaaataatgtattgCGGACTACCAGAACTGGCTGTTCCAGTCATGAGCAACCGAATGAATCACGGAGGAACAACACCTTGCTGGAATTTGGAGCTCTTAATGagtcaaattttatcatttcagTGTCGGCGGTTATGtgcatttaatattttcatttaaaattaatgaagcCTTTTTTCTGATCTAATGCCGGCTAACAATTTATTGTTAGATATAATTTGGGtaaaatttctgaaatttATCCTAAATTAGGCCAGATCATTAGATtcattaaatgtaattttaaatacgcAAGTGAGCTTTTTTCTGATCGGATGCCGgctaacaatttattattgttagctATAATTTGGTTAagatttctgaaatttttatctcaaatGAGGCCAGATCTTCATGTTTTTTAGATCGGTAGTTtactaaaaatgtttaaattttttatcataaaaaatagattatcACGCATCGGATGCCGgcttatattttaatcaagttatgatttgagtaaaattatttttaactttattccTCAAATCAAGCCTGATCTTTTCTTTTTAGATTGgttatatgttaaaaaatattaaaatttataagaatagATCATTACGATCGGAAGCCAGCTACATTTAGATAAAGTTATACTctaagtaaaattataattaattttatctgaaATCGGGGCAGATCtttatttaagttttaaagtataatttgtttgaaaataatttcaataataattattaattgctgCCACCAATTTTCGTGTAGTTACTTCCAATGACATTCAAGCAAGTAGTAGTTCCTACATTCTTGTTTACTCAGCAGCTGCATTTATCGTAAAACGTTCTAAAAGATCATCAATTCTGAGAGATcttataaaaagtaatttaataagattCGTACACGTACCGTGATCCAGCCACAGAATTTTGTGGAACATTTGTAATGTGAATTTCCATTTTGTGGAGTACGCCTGAAAACTAAGCATATATGCCACAGGCATGTTAGTTCTCAACGACTTCTTCCTAGTTGCTTCTGCTAAAGGACCCTGGAAAAAATGCaagaaaaagataatttttgaaactcCTTTTGGTCGTATTTATCAATATGTATCAAAGGATTGtgggtttaaaaattttaattatatcgcGTTGCAGATGCCAGCGGGCAAGgtcgatttaaaaattataaggaCTCTCATAGCAAATTTGAAACTGAAGGtgtatgaaaaaatacttttcaaGAATCGACGTATTTTTGTccgaaatgaataaaaatgcaaaaaaaaaaatattatacgcCTTTATGCAAACCCATGGGTACAGGCTTCTGTGatccagaaaattttttgaagtttttaataacattattaaCAAAACATATAAAATACAACAAAATCGTGGCAAgacctttttttataaatgtatcaATGCTCGAGGTTACCCCTACAAGACTAAAGTTAAAATGCCTGgcatttaaaattgattatttaattcaataaacgGTGAAACTTCTTCTGAAATTCTTAGAGAGCAtttgtatcaattttaaaattatataaaaaaatcaagacaTTTTGTCGACTATAGTTTTAATACTCGTAATTaccttaaatattataaatatttacaactgtgtataaataaaatataattatgacGGAAactatcaaataatattgatccggtatattcatttatagaaataattcaaattttatttaactgcgTCATAAATATCCGGTTTTCAGTATAAACGttcttgaatttaatatttaaattttgaaaaaaaaaaacattaataataataatacacaaGGAATTTTTGACAACAGGTGTACTGAAACTAAAGAAGAGCTGATCGGCGAATATCTATCAGCGGCTAAAATGGATGATGTATGTAGAAGATAAAATGATGGTAGTGGACGGTAAGCTGGCGATGTATCACGAAAATTTAAAGCGATTGCGTCGTCATTTGGAGGTACTTCTGCAAATACATTTGGTACCGCAGATGAATGTTAGTGCTCTCAGCGAAGTTGCTAGAAGGCGTACATTTTCGCAAGCATTTTTGGTGTTGGCGAGTAATCTCGCTTG
Coding sequences within:
- the LOC123274870 gene encoding uncharacterized protein LOC123274870 gives rise to the protein MMYVEDKMMVVDGKLAMYHENLKRLRRHLEVLLQIHLVPQMNVSALSEVARRRTFSQAFLVLASNLACQLLTVHNEEIARCREFQSKFDGNFFGQPISGFGACSRLGFCYFKRQLFSIMNSLS